One genomic window of Desulfuromonas acetoxidans DSM 684 includes the following:
- a CDS encoding T6SS phospholipase effector Tle1-like catalytic domain-containing protein has protein sequence MANLIFCFDGTCNDVEDAAQGETPSGGTEDNNITNVLKLHLLLGGDLQDGQQHFEDQLSLYYPGVGTYGRKLKRIFNAALALTDVGRIITSAREDLREHYHQGDKVFVFGFSRGAAIARRFCSVISQDAEFSTVRIALLGVFDTVASFGMPDLSEERRPNSDVLFEDCTIAPNIDQALHLVSINDRRKAFQPTLMNDENRVTEVWFAGAHSDVGGGYRRDGLSDITLQFLLDEMECRDLGVKKLAANQIRFDTLTDGEDKADLQLDDVLIEPNAFGINHEQTRMWPISMFTLYDRHVTRIKNDQVVVDPRPVVHYTVAERIYGDSEYRPVGLRRPHTILNVDGSLSDFDNLAHHLEVGMRPLTPLTVAAPYTVPVFAHQLYNRTGLMLEKGKCYQFTVSAERTWRDASIECGGDGWNRDHPDIRWFKDVGVAMMEPFRRFPEAQWFALIGAVGDSDDELFVIGQAGTQYTPEISGEFCPFANDLKRMYGNNDGFLYVTVERLD, from the coding sequence ATGGCTAATCTGATTTTTTGTTTTGACGGCACCTGTAACGATGTTGAAGATGCTGCCCAGGGGGAAACACCCAGCGGCGGCACCGAAGACAATAACATCACCAACGTGTTGAAACTCCACCTGCTGCTTGGCGGTGACTTACAGGATGGACAGCAGCACTTTGAGGATCAGTTGAGTCTGTATTACCCCGGTGTCGGCACCTACGGGCGCAAGCTGAAACGTATTTTCAATGCCGCCCTGGCCCTGACAGATGTTGGGCGGATCATCACAAGCGCTAGAGAAGATCTGCGGGAACACTATCATCAGGGCGATAAAGTGTTTGTGTTCGGTTTCAGCCGCGGCGCCGCCATTGCCCGGCGCTTTTGTTCGGTGATCAGTCAGGATGCCGAGTTTTCCACGGTCAGAATCGCGCTGCTCGGTGTGTTTGATACCGTTGCCTCCTTTGGCATGCCCGATCTCAGTGAAGAGCGGCGGCCGAATTCCGACGTGCTGTTTGAAGACTGCACCATTGCGCCCAATATCGATCAGGCCCTGCATCTGGTCAGCATCAATGACCGTCGCAAAGCCTTTCAACCAACGTTGATGAATGATGAAAACAGGGTGACGGAAGTGTGGTTTGCGGGTGCCCATTCTGATGTCGGCGGTGGCTATCGTCGCGATGGACTTTCCGATATCACCTTGCAATTTCTGCTCGATGAAATGGAATGCAGAGATCTAGGGGTGAAGAAGCTGGCCGCTAACCAGATTCGTTTTGACACGCTGACGGATGGTGAGGATAAAGCGGATCTTCAGCTTGATGATGTGCTGATCGAACCCAATGCCTTCGGCATTAACCATGAGCAGACGCGCATGTGGCCGATCTCCATGTTTACCCTCTATGATCGTCACGTTACCCGCATCAAAAACGATCAGGTGGTTGTCGATCCTCGTCCGGTGGTTCACTATACCGTGGCCGAGCGCATTTACGGCGATAGCGAATACCGCCCCGTCGGACTACGACGTCCCCACACCATTCTCAATGTCGATGGCAGCCTAAGCGACTTTGATAACCTTGCCCATCATCTCGAAGTGGGCATGCGACCTCTAACCCCTCTGACCGTCGCTGCGCCATACACGGTTCCGGTGTTTGCCCATCAACTCTACAACCGCACCGGTCTGATGTTGGAAAAAGGCAAGTGCTACCAATTTACGGTGAGCGCAGAGCGCACCTGGCGCGATGCCTCCATTGAGTGCGGTGGTGATGGCTGGAACCGAGACCATCCCGACATCCGCTGGTTTAAAGATGTCGGCGTGGCCATGATGGAACCGTTTCGACGCTTCCCCGAGGCGCAATGGTTTGCCCTTATTGGAGCCGTTGGCGATAGTGACGACGAGCTGTTTGTCATCGGTCAGGCCGGCACACAATACACCCCTGAGATCAGCGGCGAATTCTGCCCGTTTGCCAATGATCTGAAGCGCATGTACGGCAATAACGATGGATTTTTGTATGTGACGGTGGAACGATTGGATTGA
- a CDS encoding lipase family protein translates to MDGYFSDTALIKTPPIKRAAYSDRTAWLLAEISRLVYEPLPCEESSAALIPAIRDAIDKGEEDTVLEALISRARRQGIHPDNGVVEVLKKGRFDLVESFAENGTEAMLAKLQPDDDFSGMVILAFRGTQPNIKDVLTDVKADLVNAEACNGRVHRGFQDAFKPLQKRISDALAHHQGIPLYITGHSLGGALALLATRLLCNDSIGACYTYGCPRVADDNFFKGIKTPVYRVVNAADGVAKVPFGYGFSSALGLLRLIPINGTLQIAEWLRKYFLGYTHYGTLVFLSDAANIKDNKGIDFKDLQVINSPNIFWRISIVLPRLIATRFKAAASDHAIRDYSAKLLAHAQRRNQ, encoded by the coding sequence ATGGACGGCTATTTTTCTGACACGGCTCTGATCAAAACCCCACCCATTAAACGCGCGGCGTATTCTGACCGCACCGCCTGGCTACTAGCGGAGATTTCGCGGCTGGTGTACGAACCGCTACCCTGCGAAGAATCGAGCGCCGCATTGATCCCGGCGATTCGTGACGCCATTGACAAAGGCGAAGAAGACACGGTGCTTGAAGCGCTGATCAGTCGGGCGCGCCGTCAGGGTATTCACCCGGATAATGGTGTGGTTGAAGTTTTGAAAAAAGGCCGGTTTGACCTGGTTGAGTCGTTTGCTGAAAACGGCACCGAAGCCATGCTGGCGAAGCTGCAGCCCGATGATGACTTTTCCGGCATGGTGATTCTGGCTTTCCGTGGCACCCAACCCAACATCAAGGATGTGCTCACCGATGTTAAAGCGGATCTGGTCAATGCTGAAGCGTGTAATGGTCGGGTGCACCGTGGTTTTCAGGACGCATTTAAACCGTTGCAGAAGCGGATCAGCGATGCCCTGGCCCATCATCAAGGGATACCGCTTTATATTACCGGACACTCTCTTGGCGGGGCGTTGGCCTTGCTGGCCACCCGTTTATTGTGCAATGACTCCATCGGTGCTTGCTATACCTACGGCTGTCCGCGGGTGGCGGACGATAACTTTTTCAAGGGGATCAAGACCCCGGTTTACCGGGTGGTCAATGCCGCGGATGGGGTGGCCAAGGTGCCTTTTGGTTACGGATTTTCATCTGCTCTTGGTCTGCTGCGTTTAATTCCCATCAACGGCACCTTGCAGATTGCCGAGTGGTTACGCAAATACTTTCTCGGTTACACCCATTACGGCACCTTGGTGTTCCTTTCCGATGCGGCCAATATCAAAGACAACAAAGGGATCGACTTCAAAGATTTACAGGTGATAAACAGCCCGAATATTTTCTGGCGGATTTCCATTGTGCTTCCCCGATTGATCGCCACGCGTTTCAAGGCCGCGGCGAGTGATCATGCCATCCGTGATTATTCGGCCAAGCTGCTCGCTCATGCCCAGCGCCGTAACCAATAA
- a CDS encoding RHS repeat domain-containing protein — MFASAGYDGGGLLQSLTLSSHLAEAYTRDGAGQLTALTRTVPTTGQDIYQYDVTGQLISADKDDILRTYSYDPVGNRLTLNEDGEIDTSTLATDSNQLLAVSGANAESRLYDIQGNSLQLSTPLFDDLQLTYNQSDRLKSLSNSGTVSDYLYDGNSLRVVKDNDGVITHYHYDLQGRLLAETDSDGTLQRAVVWYGDTPAALIDIEQSEPTFYTCTTTESFTEATGPGMTIDTVAHSIVIQDGDYAGTYAISDEDWQVYPTAIVFSWCGEGVEFQGGLYPDYELPRRSGGLIFYDDDDEGNSQIADIYKLCETRDIPPFFTVFSVREDSRSFFNSLTGGARRAGPIDSKIKDDIQNNSL; from the coding sequence TTGTTCGCCAGCGCCGGCTACGATGGCGGCGGTTTGCTGCAAAGTCTGACCCTGTCTTCGCATCTGGCGGAAGCATACACCCGAGACGGCGCCGGTCAGCTCACCGCCCTGACACGTACCGTACCGACCACCGGTCAGGACATCTATCAATACGATGTTACCGGACAATTGATCTCCGCCGACAAAGACGACATCCTACGCACCTACAGCTACGACCCGGTCGGCAACCGCCTCACCCTCAATGAGGATGGCGAGATCGACACGTCCACCCTGGCCACGGACAGCAATCAGCTGCTTGCCGTCAGCGGTGCCAACGCTGAAAGCCGTCTCTACGACATCCAGGGCAACAGCCTGCAACTGTCCACGCCGCTATTCGATGATCTGCAGTTGACCTACAACCAGAGTGATCGTCTGAAATCTCTCAGCAATAGCGGCACGGTCAGCGACTATCTCTACGACGGCAACAGCCTTCGCGTGGTCAAAGATAATGACGGTGTCATCACCCACTACCACTACGACCTCCAGGGCCGTCTGCTCGCTGAAACCGACAGTGATGGCACTCTGCAACGCGCTGTGGTCTGGTACGGCGATACCCCGGCAGCTTTGATTGACATCGAGCAGTCCGAGCCGACCTTTTACACCTGCACCACCACGGAATCGTTTACTGAGGCCACAGGCCCCGGCATGACCATCGACACTGTCGCCCATAGCATCGTTATTCAGGACGGTGACTACGCCGGCACCTACGCCATCAGTGATGAAGATTGGCAGGTTTATCCTACCGCGATTGTTTTCAGTTGGTGTGGCGAGGGTGTTGAATTTCAAGGAGGGCTCTATCCCGACTATGAACTGCCCCGCCGTAGCGGCGGACTGATCTTTTATGATGATGATGACGAAGGCAATTCTCAAATTGCTGATATCTACAAACTGTGCGAAACTAGGGACATTCCCCCGTTCTTCACAGTCTTTTCCGTTCGCGAGGACTCAAGATCGTTTTTTAACAGTTTAACAGGGGGGGCACGAAGGGCTGGGCCAATAGACTCTAAAATCAAAGATGACATTCAGAATAATAGCCTATAA
- a CDS encoding HEAT repeat domain-containing protein — MKKKILYFIIIFVAFFILYCFAINSIKFLCVSSEILGSNSSFGGYLISRIYLEDNRNKVFNEVNKLVLDDKYGFVEDVFIRVLGVVGDDRAIPLLMNIYIKNQEKEKLRYKNISIITSIGLIGDDKVIPFLEKILNKKQSKNRYYAARSLFLLTGEEVNYLNKAGTYQNFYPSPRDKEARSVILQSKERRRGYDEMMSLDALFRASL; from the coding sequence ATGAAGAAGAAAATATTATATTTCATAATAATATTTGTAGCATTTTTTATTCTTTATTGTTTTGCAATTAATAGTATTAAGTTTTTGTGCGTCTCTTCAGAGATTTTAGGAAGTAATTCTTCTTTTGGTGGATATTTAATTTCTAGGATATATTTGGAAGATAATCGTAATAAGGTTTTTAATGAGGTAAATAAATTAGTACTCGACGATAAATATGGGTTTGTAGAGGATGTTTTTATAAGGGTTCTTGGTGTCGTTGGTGATGATAGAGCAATACCCTTGCTTATGAATATATATATTAAAAATCAGGAGAAGGAAAAGCTTAGGTATAAAAATATTAGCATAATAACAAGTATCGGGCTAATTGGAGACGATAAGGTTATCCCTTTTCTGGAAAAAATATTGAATAAAAAACAATCTAAAAATAGATATTACGCAGCAAGATCCTTGTTTTTGCTGACAGGAGAAGAAGTTAATTATTTAAATAAAGCTGGAACATATCAAAACTTTTATCCCTCACCAAGAGATAAAGAAGCCAGAAGCGTAATTTTGCAATCAAAAGAAAGGAGAAGGGGCTATGATGAAATGATGTCTTTAGATGCACTCTTTAGAGCTAGTCTTTGA
- a CDS encoding RHS repeat-associated core domain-containing protein, which yields MYCPRNRDGQYFDAESSLHYNWHRYYEPRSGRYITLDPIGLDGGDVNCYRYVKNRPVNYIDPFGLECKIVWDLGGGIFHKF from the coding sequence ATATACTGTCCCCGGAATCGTGACGGGCAGTACTTTGACGCGGAATCCAGTCTGCATTACAATTGGCATCGCTACTATGAGCCACGGTCTGGGCGGTATATTACCTTGGATCCGATTGGGTTGGATGGGGGAGATGTTAATTGCTACAGATATGTTAAAAATCGGCCAGTTAATTATATTGACCCCTTTGGGCTAGAATGCAAAATCGTTTGGGATCTAGGGGGGGGCATATTTCACAAATTTTAG
- a CDS encoding RHS repeat-associated core domain-containing protein, translated as MLTETDSDGTLRRAVVWYGDTSAALIDIEQSEPTFFTCTTTESLTGDTGPGMAIDTAAHSVIIQDGDYAGTYAISDENWLVYPSGVVFSWSGETFQLQGSFSPYYELPTRSGGLVIYQKNDEGNFEIADLYKLWKESESGGSTIATPYQVHTDQIGAPILLTDATGTAVWSAQYAPFGQATINSDVDGDGTEVVCNLRFPGQYFDAESGLHYNWHRYYEPRSGRYITLDPIGLDGGINLYAYVENNPSNYRDPWGLISGGPRNYWEQDKFKECAANSVGFAIALNDFSRVEDDRGCTYFCWSLTTDLVGIGGGAPIVSSANTSPVTITGGLGKYGSISTEPFSIYGEKGWSKPNMSLNVGVSYGVPTIFGVPVGVSARLICFLVSDVDDNGCPCSETSSAAPGAVWGTH; from the coding sequence TTGCTCACTGAAACCGACAGTGACGGTACCTTACGTCGTGCCGTGGTCTGGTATGGCGATACCTCGGCAGCTCTCATTGACATCGAGCAGTCCGAGCCGACCTTCTTCACCTGCACCACCACGGAATCCCTCACCGGCGACACGGGGCCCGGTATGGCTATCGATACTGCTGCCCACAGCGTCATCATCCAGGATGGCGACTATGCCGGCACCTACGCCATCAGTGATGAAAACTGGCTGGTCTACCCGTCAGGTGTTGTGTTTAGCTGGAGTGGCGAGACGTTCCAATTACAAGGCTCGTTCTCTCCCTACTATGAACTGCCCACACGCAGCGGCGGCTTGGTCATTTATCAAAAGAACGACGAAGGTAACTTCGAGATCGCCGATTTATATAAGCTGTGGAAAGAAAGTGAAAGCGGCGGCAGCACCATCGCCACCCCGTACCAGGTCCACACCGACCAGATTGGCGCCCCGATTTTGCTCACCGACGCCACAGGCACGGCCGTCTGGTCCGCACAGTATGCCCCCTTCGGTCAGGCCACAATCAACAGCGATGTCGACGGCGACGGCACTGAGGTCGTGTGCAACCTGCGCTTCCCCGGCCAGTACTTTGACGCGGAATCCGGTCTGCATTACAATTGGCATCGCTACTATGAGCCACGGTCTGGGCGGTATATTACCTTGGATCCGATTGGCTTGGATGGCGGGATTAATCTTTATGCTTATGTTGAAAATAACCCGAGCAACTATAGAGATCCTTGGGGGCTGATTAGTGGCGGGCCAAGAAATTATTGGGAGCAAGATAAATTTAAAGAATGCGCTGCAAATTCAGTTGGGTTTGCAATTGCTTTGAATGACTTCAGCAGGGTGGAAGATGATAGGGGGTGTACTTATTTTTGCTGGTCTTTGACCACTGACCTTGTTGGCATTGGGGGAGGGGCACCTATAGTGTCTTCTGCAAACACTAGCCCAGTGACTATTACTGGAGGTTTGGGGAAGTATGGATCAATCTCAACGGAACCGTTTAGCATATATGGTGAAAAAGGGTGGTCCAAGCCTAACATGTCTCTTAATGTCGGGGTATCCTATGGGGTTCCAACTATTTTTGGTGTACCCGTTGGGGTGAGTGCGAGGTTAATATGTTTCCTTGTGTCTGATGTTGATGATAATGGCTGCCCATGCTCGGAAACAAGCTCTGCTGCCCCGGGAGCAGTTTGGGGAACCCACTAA
- a CDS encoding RHS repeat-associated core domain-containing protein, whose protein sequence is MPVLRYFLCTVLLVLIFSAQVLAVDCSTGGGISTIGVEYVPDTCPPYGDNEVTHFVDTMLTCSGGEVTLYAHYGDSLNTPAAIASYAASNNYRVMWNKDNGHIVMVHRYFRGTIDGVSMTSVPSGTINTEGFDQIFMPNAFPDADGNGNPDCADSGDAPEVEKEPEPVIGACEVGNRSFGSQVNVASGNLSLTQSLFSEAETGLPGGLYFSWNSLGNGWQLNQDVHYEPTWAPAPGIAYTCTQSVSSWTAILSSDKNNDNGVVYPVKWTETGTDLMVGSCSIADAPYIRVRQADGGYLYFSDTSSGSDLASVNGSYATWSDEDHSVTYRNGTQLTFNDDGKILERRDRNGLVAQYSYIDDQLQSITDRFGRTTVFSHDGDGHVSTITAPDGRSVSLTYSGEHVASMTTSDGRTWSYTYSDGRLTQISDPAGNEKSYAYDSSGRVVQGTTPDGTRTISYDDSTNESVITDRDGSQTIHGYDADQRTPIYTIDAQGGETLYTYNSRNQLTSTSDQELRSRTSTYSTQGDLVTETDAAGITTSYTYNSNGDVTAVTDAMGNTTQIAYDANGNPITVTLANGLQIINTYNSLGQLVSRQDVNGGVTGYTYDANGFPAQVIAPDGSVTTYSFDNGGRLLTETDAGGYVTSYTYDNAGRLAGKTMPGGDTTSYGYNVLGHLTSVLHPDGTTTSLTYDHAGRLLSLIDGAGRSTHYQYNNLGQRTVSTDGNSNSTDYTSNFMDQLTRITDPLGTVTDLVYQDDGLSLAEVIDGRGNSLTYSYDSAGRLIQTNQHGVITSYTYNSLGQLATRTDARAIVTEYSYDSLGRLTQLHFPADSSQDVLYGYDAGTWGGGQLTSMQDAGGSHSYAYDSLGRLVSHTYTLQNTAYATGYSYDATGNLVTLSYPGGFAVTTSYDGNHRPLSIQAELGDQTLDILTQIGYDTNGRPVQWQHGNGLLTSAGYDGGGLLQNLTLSSHLAEEYSRDGTGQLTALTRTVPTTGQDIYQYDVVGQLISADKNSILRTYSYDPVGNRLTLNEDGEIDTSTLATDSNQLLAVSGVNAESRLYDIQGNSLQLSTPQFDDLQLTYNQSGRLKTLSNSGTVSDYLYDGNNLRVVKDSDGVVTHYHYDLQGRLLAETDSDGTLRRAVVWYGDTPAALIDIEQSGPTFYTCTTTESLTGAAGPGMTLDTVTHTVVIEDGDYAGTYAISDENWQVYSSGIVFIWSGESFRLEGGFAPDYELPTRSGALFVYQEDDEGNSQVIDVYKLWKESESGGSTIATPYQVHTDQIGAPILLTDATGTAVWSAQYAPFGQATINNDVDGDGTEVVCNLRFPGQYFDAESGLHYNWHRYYEPRSGRYITLDPIGLAGGINLYAYANRNPVNVVDPTGEIGIAGAAAIITTALTSVVVYITVDCIDKCSKKFPCNDLENPDHARNLEKCADNCLKFLKFLGFNTKSGLLSKAARKVGGEVGEAVGK, encoded by the coding sequence ATGCCCGTTCTGCGTTATTTTCTCTGTACGGTTCTTCTGGTCTTAATCTTTTCAGCTCAGGTGCTTGCCGTTGACTGCTCGACAGGCGGCGGGATTTCAACTATTGGCGTAGAATACGTTCCTGATACCTGTCCGCCATATGGAGACAATGAAGTCACCCACTTTGTCGACACGATGTTGACATGTAGTGGTGGCGAGGTAACCCTTTATGCTCATTACGGAGACTCATTAAACACCCCGGCAGCCATTGCCTCCTATGCCGCCTCTAATAACTATCGTGTGATGTGGAACAAGGACAACGGCCACATCGTCATGGTCCATCGCTATTTCCGTGGCACCATTGACGGTGTTTCTATGACAAGTGTCCCTTCTGGAACCATCAACACCGAAGGTTTCGATCAAATTTTCATGCCAAATGCGTTTCCCGATGCGGATGGCAATGGCAATCCTGATTGCGCAGACAGTGGAGACGCCCCGGAAGTTGAAAAAGAACCAGAGCCGGTAATTGGTGCATGTGAAGTCGGCAATAGGTCTTTCGGCTCCCAAGTCAATGTCGCCAGCGGCAATCTCTCTTTGACACAATCCCTGTTTTCTGAAGCAGAAACCGGATTGCCCGGAGGGCTTTACTTCAGCTGGAATAGTTTGGGGAATGGCTGGCAGCTGAATCAGGATGTCCATTACGAACCCACCTGGGCTCCTGCTCCCGGCATAGCCTATACCTGTACTCAAAGTGTTTCGAGTTGGACTGCCATCTTGAGCAGTGATAAGAATAACGACAATGGTGTCGTTTATCCGGTTAAGTGGACTGAAACCGGAACGGATTTGATGGTCGGCAGTTGCTCCATTGCCGATGCTCCTTATATTCGCGTTCGTCAGGCCGATGGCGGCTACCTGTATTTTTCCGACACGTCAAGCGGCAGCGATCTTGCCTCGGTCAACGGCTCGTATGCCACCTGGTCGGACGAAGATCACAGCGTTACCTATCGTAATGGCACGCAATTGACCTTTAATGACGATGGGAAGATTCTTGAACGCCGTGACCGTAATGGTCTTGTCGCCCAGTACAGTTATATCGACGACCAGTTGCAAAGCATTACTGATCGCTTCGGCCGTACCACCGTATTCAGTCATGATGGCGATGGCCACGTTTCCACCATCACCGCTCCGGACGGCCGTAGCGTCAGCCTGACCTACAGTGGCGAGCACGTGGCTTCAATGACCACCAGCGATGGTCGCACCTGGAGTTATACCTACAGTGATGGCCGCCTGACGCAAATCAGCGATCCCGCCGGGAACGAAAAAAGTTATGCTTACGACAGCAGCGGTCGCGTCGTGCAAGGCACTACCCCGGACGGCACCCGCACCATCAGCTACGATGACTCCACCAATGAGAGCGTCATCACCGACCGCGACGGCAGCCAGACCATCCACGGCTATGACGCTGATCAACGTACGCCGATCTACACCATTGACGCCCAGGGCGGAGAAACCCTGTACACGTACAACAGCCGCAACCAACTGACTTCCACCAGCGATCAGGAGTTGCGCTCCCGCACTTCCACCTACAGCACCCAAGGCGATCTGGTCACCGAAACCGATGCCGCCGGGATTACCACCAGCTACACCTACAACAGCAACGGCGATGTGACTGCCGTCACCGATGCCATGGGGAACACCACCCAGATCGCCTACGATGCCAACGGCAATCCCATAACCGTCACCCTGGCCAATGGTCTGCAGATTATCAACACCTACAACAGCCTCGGTCAACTCGTCAGTCGCCAGGATGTCAACGGCGGTGTGACCGGCTATACCTACGATGCGAACGGTTTTCCCGCCCAAGTTATCGCCCCCGACGGCAGCGTCACCACCTACAGTTTTGACAATGGCGGTCGCCTGCTTACCGAAACCGATGCCGGCGGATACGTTACCAGTTACACCTATGACAATGCCGGCCGCCTGGCTGGCAAAACCATGCCCGGCGGTGACACCACCAGTTACGGCTACAATGTTTTGGGCCACCTCACCAGCGTCCTTCACCCCGACGGAACCACGACCAGTTTGACCTATGACCACGCCGGTCGCCTGCTCAGTCTTATCGACGGTGCTGGGCGGAGTACCCACTATCAATACAACAACCTCGGCCAGAGAACCGTCAGTACCGACGGCAACAGCAACAGCACTGATTACACCAGCAACTTCATGGACCAGCTCACCCGCATCACCGATCCGCTCGGCACGGTTACCGACCTGGTGTATCAGGACGACGGTCTCAGCCTGGCCGAGGTGATTGACGGCCGCGGCAACAGCCTGACCTACAGTTACGACAGTGCCGGGCGCCTTATCCAAACCAACCAACACGGCGTCATCACCAGCTACACCTATAACAGCCTGGGGCAACTGGCGACACGTACCGACGCCCGTGCCATCGTCACCGAATACAGTTACGACAGCCTCGGTCGTTTGACCCAGCTTCACTTTCCCGCCGACAGCAGTCAGGATGTTCTTTACGGCTACGATGCCGGTACCTGGGGTGGTGGCCAACTGACCAGCATGCAAGATGCCGGTGGCAGCCACAGCTACGCTTACGACAGCTTGGGGCGACTCGTCAGTCACACCTACACGTTACAAAACACCGCTTACGCCACCGGCTACAGCTACGATGCTACCGGCAATCTGGTCACTCTCAGTTATCCCGGCGGGTTCGCTGTGACAACCAGCTATGACGGCAACCATCGTCCCTTGAGCATACAGGCTGAGCTGGGCGACCAAACCCTGGATATCCTGACGCAGATCGGCTACGACACCAATGGCCGCCCCGTCCAATGGCAGCATGGCAACGGTTTGCTCACCAGCGCCGGCTACGATGGCGGCGGTTTGCTGCAAAATCTGACCCTGTCTTCGCATCTGGCGGAAGAATACAGCCGTGACGGCACCGGTCAGCTCACCGCCCTGACACGTACCGTACCGACCACCGGTCAGGACATCTATCAATACGATGTTGTTGGCCAATTGATCTCCGCCGACAAAAACAGCATCCTACGCACCTACAGCTACGACCCGGTCGGCAACCGCCTCACCCTCAATGAAGATGGCGAGATCGACACGTCCACCCTGGCCACGGACAGCAATCAGCTGCTCGCCGTCAGCGGCGTCAACGCCGAAAGCCGTCTCTACGACATCCAGGGCAACAGCCTGCAACTGTCCACGCCGCAGTTTGACGATCTGCAGTTGACCTACAACCAGAGTGGTCGTCTGAAAACCCTCAGCAACAGCGGTACGGTCAGCGACTATCTCTACGACGGCAACAATCTGCGCGTGGTCAAAGACAGTGACGGTGTCGTCACCCACTACCATTACGATCTCCAGGGCCGTTTGCTCGCTGAAACCGACAGTGACGGCACCTTACGTCGTGCCGTGGTCTGGTATGGCGATACCCCGGCAGCTTTGATTGACATCGAGCAGTCTGGGCCGACCTTTTACACCTGCACCACCACGGAATCCCTCACCGGCGCCGCTGGTCCCGGTATGACCCTCGACACTGTTACTCACACGGTTGTTATCGAAGATGGCGACTACGCCGGCACCTACGCCATCAGCGATGAGAACTGGCAGGTCTATTCTTCAGGAATTGTGTTCATCTGGAGTGGTGAGAGTTTCCGTTTGGAGGGAGGATTTGCGCCCGACTATGAACTACCCACTCGTAGCGGAGCCCTGTTCGTTTATCAGGAGGATGACGAAGGTAATTCTCAAGTCATCGATGTGTACAAGCTGTGGAAAGAAAGTGAAAGCGGCGGCAGCACCATCGCCACCCCGTACCAGGTCCACACCGACCAGATTGGCGCCCCGATTTTGCTCACCGACGCCACAGGCACGGCCGTCTGGTCCGCACAGTATGCCCCGTTCGGTCAGGCCACAATCAACAACGATGTCGACGGCGACGGCACCGAAGTCGTGTGCAACCTGCGCTTCCCCGGCCAGTACTTTGACGCGGAATCCGGTCTGCATTACAATTGGCATCGCTACTATGAGCCACGGTCGGGACGCTATATTACTTTGGATCCGATTGGTTTGGCTGGTGGGATTAATCTTTATGCTTATGCAAATAGGAATCCAGTTAATGTGGTGGATCCAACCGGTGAAATTGGCATCGCAGGGGCAGCTGCCATAATTACAACTGCACTTACTTCAGTTGTTGTGTATATCACTGTGGATTGCATCGATAAGTGCTCTAAGAAATTCCCTTGTAACGATCTTGAGAATCCTGATCATGCACGAAACTTAGAAAAATGTGCGGATAACTGCCTAAAATTTTTAAAGTTTCTTGGCTTTAATACTAAGAGTGGTCTTTTGAGCAAAGCAGCAAGGAAAGTGGGAGGCGAAGTAGGTGAGGCTGTCGGCAAATGA
- a CDS encoding PEP-CTERM sorting domain-containing protein — translation MKTFFATCIMLLGLTATTAGAMSFTLYGDAVSNIDSYPATSVSLTSELNGLVTDLNVQIELGDADSGETFWKNINLWIEHNGVSASLMSQGGSNFFDGFFDVIFDDAAHSLISYDFTSMNAEGSFQAPDSLSIFNGLDLAGEWTLVFLDTYLPGDGTDLLSWSLTGTMAESTTQPVPEPATMILIGIGFLGLVTFKKAKNTGSC, via the coding sequence ATGAAAACCTTTTTTGCCACCTGCATTATGTTACTCGGCTTAACGGCAACGACAGCCGGGGCCATGTCATTCACTCTCTATGGCGACGCTGTCAGTAACATCGACTCCTATCCGGCAACCTCCGTCTCACTTACATCAGAGTTGAATGGTTTGGTGACGGACCTTAATGTCCAGATAGAACTGGGGGATGCAGATTCTGGAGAAACATTTTGGAAAAACATAAATCTTTGGATTGAACACAATGGTGTCAGTGCTTCTCTTATGTCACAAGGCGGCAGCAATTTTTTCGATGGCTTCTTTGATGTTATTTTTGACGATGCTGCACATTCTCTAATCTCCTATGACTTCACATCCATGAATGCTGAAGGATCCTTTCAGGCACCGGACTCCCTCTCGATTTTCAATGGATTGGACCTCGCGGGAGAATGGACACTTGTGTTTTTGGATACTTATTTACCTGGAGATGGAACAGATTTACTGTCCTGGTCGTTGACGGGGACAATGGCTGAATCCACAACTCAACCGGTGCCTGAGCCAGCTACCATGATCCTGATCGGCATTGGATTTTTAGGGTTGGTTACCTTTAAAAAAGCTAAAAATACTGGCAGTTGTTAG